A single window of Lepeophtheirus salmonis chromosome 2, UVic_Lsal_1.4, whole genome shotgun sequence DNA harbors:
- the LOC121113609 gene encoding E3 SUMO-protein ligase NSE2, whose amino-acid sequence MKTNFSTHRQFFKLNAMDPQQKKHYQTGMDLLLQSARTIYQEQSEELRPIVMDALREFKSLTAEYLKSTQEFQLKNRALNESQFESHDESLSPEERYAAKYKDLQVTYNDDYFSKDPRYKEIEKMMENDSDILVTKSSQSLIDPITKATIVSPVKNPHCGHVYDRQSVTSWVNTSKKPLKCPIASCPNKKPIQLKDLEEDKALKKRILAMKK is encoded by the exons ATGAAAACTAATTTCTCGACCCACCGccaatttttcaaacttaatgCGATGGATCCACAACAGAAAAAGCACTACCAGACTGGAATGGACCTTCTCCTTCAATCAGCACGAACAATATATCAAGAACAAAGTGAAGAGCTACGTCCAATTGTAATGGATGCTCTGAGAGAATTCAAAAGTTTAACAGCCGAGTACCTCAAATCTACTCaagaatttcaattaaaaaacagAGCCTTAAATGAATCCCAATTCGAAAGTCACGATGAATCTTTGTCTCCAGAA gAGCGCTATGCTGCAAAGTACAAGGACCTGCAAGTTACTTATAACGacgattatttttcaaaagatccCAGATACAAAGAAATCGAGAAAATGATGGAGAATGACTCTGATATATTGGTTACTAAATCCTCCCAAAGTCTGATAGATCCCATTACTAAGGCCACCATTGTGTCTCCCGTAAAAAATCCCCATTGTGGTCATGTCTACGATAGACAATCTGTCACTTCATGGGTCAACACTTCTAAAAAACCCCTTAAATGTCCTATTGCAAGTTGTCCTAACAAAAAACCAATTCAGCTCAAAGACTTGGAAGAGGACAAGGCGCTTAAAAAACGAATTCTTGCAATGAAAAAATGA
- the Sans gene encoding pre-mRNA splicing regulator USH1G — protein MENRYHRAAKDGYLEALKSISKKETNQGDEDGMTPTLWAAFEGNLETLRFLIGKGGDPEKCDYFGNTSLHLSAAKGHMDCTEFLVNFGINVWALDIDLHTARELSGMNGQAEVLAYLDSIHNKLETESPSKVKKMKEKAEKSAQKLLKSYRKCHNISRNVNSTTTLHPNGRNEYNYHNDIMKDESSSSKKKNSLNNNFPLTYSEMTGTLSMERKQPIASSSLIFKKLQRYNNKVSSSSWNQEHDQFKIRSKDDDGTLKITNLSGYRRDSEIIFVAPPTNNTSTEVPSEELNYSHSQQTPRRKEIAGIFERPGFGSVAFRNSVSASLFSFPMTTLEEGSIGSAGSFAERIDFDESSSSLEEDEVREEEPRDLEEIDVLLASLNLSEFSSLFQREKVDLEALLLLNDEDLKSMSIPIGPRRKLLKAISERKDDIQHSIVMEDSSL, from the coding sequence ATGGAAAACCGTTATCATCGCGCTGCTAAGGATGGCTATCTTGAAGCCCTTAAatccatttcaaaaaaagaaactaatcaAGGGGATGAGGATGGAATGACTCCAACATTATGGGCAGCCTTTGAGGGAAACCTAGAAACTCTCCGCTTTCTTATTGGTAAAGGTGGTGACCCCGAGAAGTGTGATTATTTTGGGAATACATCCTTACACCTATCCGCTGCTAAAGGTCACATGGATTGTACAGAATTTTTAGTGAATTTTGGAATTAATGTCTGGGCTCTTGACATTGATTTGCACACTGCCAGAGAGCTTTCTGGTATGAATGGCCAAGCAGAAGTTTTAGCATATTTGGACTCTATTCACAATAAGCTTGAAACAGAGTCCCCTTctaaagtgaaaaaaatgaaggaaaaggCCGAGAAATCTGctcaaaaattactcaaaagttATCGAAAGTGTCATAATATATCAAGAAATGTTAATAGTACTACAACTTTACATCCCAATGGGAGGAATGAGTATAATTATCATAATGATATAATGAAAGATGAATCTTCCAGCTCTAAAAAGAAGAACAGCCTGAATAATAATTTCCCTTTAACTTATTCTGAAATGACAGGGACCTTGAGTATGGAACGAAAGCAACCCATTGCGTCTTCttctttaatctttaaaaaacttcagcgatataataataaagtatcgTCATCATCATGGAATCAAGAACACGATCAATTCAAAATTAGAAGCAAAGATGACGACGGTACgttgaaaataactaatttatcaGGTTACAGAAGAGATTCggaaattatatttgttgcCCCACCAACAAATAATACAAGTACTGAGGTGCCATCAGAAGAATTGAACTACTCTCATTCCCAACAAACTCCTCGACGTAAAGAAATTGCTGGGATTTTTGAGAGACCTGGGTTTGGAAGTGTTGCTTTTCGGAACTCTGTATCAGCTAGTCTTTTTTCATTCCCTATGACAACCCTAGAAGAAGGGAGTATAGGAAGTGCAGGATCTTTTGCCGAACGCATTGATTTTGATGAAAGTAGTTCTTCTTTGGAGGAGGATGAAGTACGGGAGGAGGAACCCCGGGATCTTGAGGAAATTGATGTTTTGCTTGCCAGTTTAAATCTATCAGAGTTTTCCTCTCTTTTTCAAAGGGAAAAGGTGGATCTTGAAGCCCTTTTACTCCTTAACGATGAGGATCTAAAGTCAATGTCTATACCTATCGGCCCACGAAGGAAACTTTTAAAGGCAATTTCAGAAAGAAAGGATGATATTCAACATAGCATAGTAATGGAAGATAGCTCCCTATAG
- the WDR79 gene encoding telomerase Cajal body protein 1, which translates to MEDAKFRITKELFLSNPKNKFTKLSGCSYYNSPPKACFWSPDGTCLLTSHDDAHFRLYELPNDPPLPELMKPVLDIPKTECIYSMDWYPKMSSMDPVTSVFLSTARASPIHLLDAFNGSIRATYRCYDEADEVTAAMSVKFDRTGGRIYAGLTTGRIDVFDTAIPGRDPLLRYGKGQIGLGMLSSIDLIFCLFVHTRLKLLFLFFFAKMFVTYPLKISIIK; encoded by the exons ATGGAAGACGCCAAGTTTAGGATAACAAAAGAGCTTTTTCTCTCGAATCCCAAGAACAAATTTACGAAATTGAGTGGATGTAGCTATTATAACTCTCCTCCTAAGGCTTGTTTCTGGTCTCCAGATGGAACCTGCCTCCTTACATCCCATGACGATGCCCATTTTCGTCTCTACGAACTACCTAATGAT CCTCCTCTTCCGGAGCTCATGAAACCTGTTTTGGACATTCCCAAAACGGAGTGTATCTACAGTATGGATTGGTATCCCAAGATGTCTTCCATGGACCCTGTGACGTCTGTTTTCCTCTCCACGGCCCGTGCATCTCCCATTCATTTACTTGATGCATTTAATGGATCTATTCGAGCCACATATCGTTGCTATGATGAAGCAGATGAGGTCACTGCAGCCATGTCGGTCAAGTTTGATCGGACAGGAGGACGTATATATGCGGGGTTGACTACAGGGAGAATTGATGTCTTTGATACGGCCATTCCTGGAAGAGATCCGCTTCTACGATATGGAAAAGGACAAATTGGCTTAGGAATGTTGAGTtccattgatttaattttttgtttgtttgtgcaTACACGactcaaattactttttttgtttttttttgcaaaaatgttcGTTACATACCCCTTAAAAATtagcattattaaataa
- the LOC121113611 gene encoding ADP-ribosylation factor 4 isoform X2: MKYIAYKGSHKFCFVFTPISNIMGLSSSSLFCRLFGKKQIRVLMAGLEFAGKTTILYKLKLGKIVETNRTLCYNVETVEYKNICFTIWDVCNRDNFRPIWRHYFEDTQGVIIFVLDSNNREFISEAREELQKILQEDVFRDAQLLVLANKQDLPEAMNVSELTDKMGLNDLKRRTWHIQATSAIQGNGLVEGLNWLSDELSKS; the protein is encoded by the exons atgaaatatatag CATATAAAGGAAGTCACAAGTTTTGTTTTGTCTTCACTCCTATTTCTAATATCATGGGATTGTCATCCTCTAGTTTATTCTGTCGTCTCTTTGGGAAGAAGCAAATTAGGGTTTTGATGGCTGGATTGGAATTCGCAGGAAAAACAACAATCCTCTACAAATTGAAGCTTGGAAAAATCGTAGAGACAAACAGGAcccttt gTTACAATGTTGAGACTGTGGAGTACAAAAACATTTGCTTCACAATCTGGGACGTGTGCAACCGGGACAATTTCCGCCCTATCTGGAGACATTATTTTGAAGATACACAAGGAGTAATTATCTTTGTACTGGACTCCAACAACAGAGAGTTCATATCCGAGGCCCGTGAAGAACTACAGAAAAtt TTACAAGAAGATGTTTTTAGGGACGCGCAGTTACTCGTACTGGCTAATAAGCAAGATTTGCCGGAGGCTATGAATGTTTCTGAATTGACGGATAAGATGGGTCTTAATGATTTAAAGAGGAGAACGTGGCATATCCAGGCTACATCTGCTATTCAAGGAAATGGATTGGTTGAAGGATTGAACTGGTTGTCAGATGAATTATCCAAGTCCTAA
- the LOC121113611 gene encoding ADP-ribosylation factor 4 isoform X1, translating into MGLSSSSLFCRLFGKKQIRVLMAGLEFAGKTTILYKLKLGKIVETNRTLCYNVETVEYKNICFTIWDVCNRDNFRPIWRHYFEDTQGVIIFVLDSNNREFISEAREELQKILQEDVFRDAQLLVLANKQDLPEAMNVSELTDKMGLNDLKRRTWHIQATSAIQGNGLVEGLNWLSDELSKS; encoded by the exons ATGGGATTGTCATCCTCTAGTTTATTCTGTCGTCTCTTTGGGAAGAAGCAAATTAGGGTTTTGATGGCTGGATTGGAATTCGCAGGAAAAACAACAATCCTCTACAAATTGAAGCTTGGAAAAATCGTAGAGACAAACAGGAcccttt gTTACAATGTTGAGACTGTGGAGTACAAAAACATTTGCTTCACAATCTGGGACGTGTGCAACCGGGACAATTTCCGCCCTATCTGGAGACATTATTTTGAAGATACACAAGGAGTAATTATCTTTGTACTGGACTCCAACAACAGAGAGTTCATATCCGAGGCCCGTGAAGAACTACAGAAAAtt TTACAAGAAGATGTTTTTAGGGACGCGCAGTTACTCGTACTGGCTAATAAGCAAGATTTGCCGGAGGCTATGAATGTTTCTGAATTGACGGATAAGATGGGTCTTAATGATTTAAAGAGGAGAACGTGGCATATCCAGGCTACATCTGCTATTCAAGGAAATGGATTGGTTGAAGGATTGAACTGGTTGTCAGATGAATTATCCAAGTCCTAA